Proteins encoded within one genomic window of Marasmius oreades isolate 03SP1 chromosome 6, whole genome shotgun sequence:
- a CDS encoding uncharacterized protein (BUSCO:EOG09265G5K) translates to MASKLSRISRVLSAQSRLSYSQIWPWFSTTRVCRYSMISSRPPPFRTTIVSIPVPEYLAEEEIDIELPPPDQVQMNITERAAEQLKKVAENQANPDAALRIAVESGGCHGYQYKMELATSRAPDDYHFTHPSIKPSNILIDAVSLSLLNGSTVDFATELIGSSFRIEDNPQSKGNGCGCGVSWELKT, encoded by the exons ATGGCCTCGAAGCTCTCCCGGATTTCTCGAGTGTTGAGTGCACAATCAAGGCTCTCGTACTCTCAGATCTGGCCATGGTTCTCTACTACACGTGTATGTCGCTATTCAATGATTTCAAGTCGTCCGCCGCCTTTCAGAACAACCATCGTATCAATCCCGGTACCGGAATACCTTGCGGAAGAAGAAATCGACATCGAGTTGCCCCCTCCAGATCAGGTACAAATGAACATTACAGAGAGAGCTGCAGAA CAACTGAAAAAGGTCGCAGAAAATCAAGCTAACCCTGACGCCGCTCTTCGAATAGCAGTTGAGTCAGGAGGATGTCATGGATATCAATATAAAATGGAGCTTGCAACAAGTCGAGCTCCAGATGACTA TCACTTCACACACCCTTCTATCAAGCCCTCCAACATTCTGATCGACGCCGTTTCATTAAGCTTGTTGAATGGTTCAACTGTAGATTTTGCTACCGAGCTGATTGGTAGCAGTTTTCGCATAGAAGACAATCCGCAGTCAAAAGGCAATGGTTGTGGATGTGGAGTGAGCTGGGAATTAAAGACATGA
- the RHO2 gene encoding Rho GTPase, producing the protein MSSQNPIRRKLVIVGDGACGKTSLLCSFALGEFPKEYQPTVFDNYVAEIRLDEKHVQLALWDTAGQEEYERLRPMSYSKSHVILIAFALDTPDSLENVETKWIEEVRSICGPNIPVLLVGCKADLRPNTSHPNTPDNPCPWVTREQGERVAQRIGARAYKECSALKIEGVDDVFETATRASMLMRDGVPASSQQPSEGRHHRRRSSGKSGSNEETGKGWKCCVVC; encoded by the exons ATGTCTTCACAGAATCCC ATTCGACGAAAGCTTGTTATTGTTGGCGATG GTGCTTGTGGAAAGACATCCTTACTTTGTTCGTTTGCTCTAGGAGAGTTTCCCAAGGAATAT CAACCTA CCGTTTTTGACAACTATGTTGCCGAAATAAGGCTCGACGAGAAGCATGTTCAACTCGCACTGTGGGATACAGC TGGTCAGGAAGAATACGAA CGTTTACGACCAATGTCATACTCCAAGTCTCATGTCATCCTTATCGCGTTTGCTCTCGATACTCCTGACTCATTAGAAAACGTGGAGACCAAG TGGATAGAAGAGGTCCGCTCTATCTGTGGTCCAAACATACCGGTCCTTCTCGTCGGCTGTAAGGCTGATCTACGGCCTAACACTAGCCATCCCAACACGCCCGATAATCCCTGTCCATGGGTCACCCGCGAACAAGGCGAGCGTGTGGCTCAGCGCATCGGCGCCCGTGCTTATAAGGAATGTTCTGCACTCAAGATTGAAggtgtcgacgatgtcttCGAGACCGCCACACGGGCAAGCATGTTAATGAGAGATGGGGTACCGGCGAGTTCGCAGCAGCCTTCTGAAGGACGGCATCATAGACGAAGAAGTAGCGGAAAAAGTGGATCAAACGAGGAGACGGGAAAGGGATGGAAATGCTGTGTAGTGTGTTAG
- a CDS encoding uncharacterized protein (BUSCO:EOG0926310O), producing the protein MDPKQVLRVIQGLTRIYPWPVTFLLAVGSLSIAKIVYQTLSVILQTFVLPGTSLKRFGAKKGAWAVVTGATNGIGKEFAFQLAKSGFNVFLVARNPQLLESTAKDIATKYSVSTNTYSVDFSRYDQTIYDKLGAALEGLDIGVLVNNVGRSHNMPVYFAETPKEEMNDIVAINMNGTLRMTYAILPGMIQRKRGLILNIGSFAGAVPSAMLATYSGTKAFLSTFTDALAEEVKQHKIVVEHVNTYFVVSKLSKIRKASVLVPQPAPYVRSILSKIGLSCGAAFSGRPHTSTPYWSHALLNYAMTLLGGPSQWINYTHNLHKSIRRRALRKLEREGKSL; encoded by the exons ATGGACCCCAAACAGGTCTTGCGTGTCATCCAAGGCCTAA CACGGATATATCCATGGCCTGTAACGTTTCTTCTGGCGGTCGGGTCATTGAGCATTGCAAAAATCGTATACCAGACGCTCTCAGTCATCCTTCAGACTTTTGTATTGCCAGGCACTAGT TTGAAACGCTTTGGGGCAAAAAAAGGAGCCTGGGCTGTTGTCACCGGTGCCACGAACGGCATTGGAAAAGAATTCGCGTTTCAGTTAGCCAAGTCCGGTTTCAATGTGTTTTTAGTTGCAAGAAACCCACAGTTACTCGAAAGCACGGCTAAGGATATCG CTACGAAGTATTCTGTATCGACCAACACATATTCGGTTGACTTTTCCCGATATGACCAAACCATTTACGATAAACTTGGTGCTGCTCTCGAAGGTTTGGACATTGGCGTACTCG TGAATAATGTCGGGAGATCGCACAATATGCCCGTTTATTTCGCTGAAACGCCCAAGGAAGAAATGAACGATATCGTGGCTATTAATATGAATGGCACCTTGCGCATGACATACGCCATTTTGCCGGGTATGATACAACG GAAACGTGGACTGATCCTGAACATTGGTTCTTTCGCGGGAGCAGTTCCATCTGCGATGCTAGCTACTTATTCTGGCACCAAGGCCTTCTTGAGCACGTTCACTGATGCACTTGCTGAAGAAGTTAAACAGCATAAGATCGTCGTGGAACACGTTAACACGTACTTCGTG GTTTCAAAGCTTTCGAAAATTCGCAAGGCGTCTGTTCTCGTTCCTCAGCCTGCTCCTTACGTTCGCTCCATCCTTTCCAAGATTGGACTTTCTTGTGGAGCAGCCTTCAGCGGTAGACCACACACATCAACACCATATTGGTCTCACGCGTTACTAAATTATGCGATGACCCTCCTCGGTGGCCCTAGCCAATGGATCAATTATACTCACAACTTACATAAAAGTATTCGTCGACGTGCATTACGAAAATTAGAGAGGGAAGGCAAGTCACTATAA